One genomic window of Gemmatimonadales bacterium includes the following:
- a CDS encoding enoyl-CoA hydratase/isomerase family protein — protein sequence MVSSDPIHDGNVSSTLADGIATITFGHPKSNSLPGALLGKLADTIREAGNDPAARVIVLRSEGTGPFCAGASFDELRAVNDAAAGQRFFSGFAGVILAMIRAPKFVLARVHGKATGGGIGVIAAADWSIATSGAALKLSELAVGIGPFVVGPVIEKKIGLGAYAAMSVDADWRSAEWGAQHSLYAEVHPSVAEMDAALAKRAAWLASCNPLAMAGIKAVFWEGTEGWDELLAKRAAMSGGLVLTEPARAAIAAAFKR from the coding sequence TTGGTGTCATCCGATCCGATTCACGACGGCAACGTCTCCAGCACCCTGGCTGACGGCATCGCCACGATCACCTTTGGTCACCCCAAGAGCAACTCCCTTCCTGGCGCCCTGCTCGGCAAGCTTGCCGACACCATCCGGGAGGCCGGCAACGACCCCGCCGCCCGCGTCATCGTCCTGCGAAGCGAGGGCACCGGGCCATTCTGCGCCGGCGCATCGTTCGACGAGCTCCGCGCCGTCAATGATGCCGCAGCCGGTCAGCGATTCTTCTCGGGTTTTGCGGGAGTGATCCTGGCCATGATCCGCGCGCCCAAGTTCGTGCTGGCGCGCGTCCACGGCAAGGCGACCGGTGGCGGCATCGGCGTGATCGCGGCAGCCGACTGGTCGATTGCCACATCGGGCGCCGCACTCAAGCTGAGCGAGCTCGCCGTCGGGATCGGACCGTTCGTGGTGGGGCCGGTCATCGAGAAGAAAATCGGGCTGGGCGCCTACGCCGCGATGAGCGTCGACGCCGACTGGCGCTCCGCCGAATGGGGTGCGCAGCACTCGCTCTACGCCGAAGTCCACCCCTCCGTGGCGGAGATGGACGCCGCCCTCGCCAAACGAGCCGCGTGGCTGGCATCGTGCAACCCGCTGGCCATGGCGGGGATCAAGGCCGTGTTCTGGGAAGGCACTGAAGGTTGGGATGAGCTGCTCGCCAAGCGCGCAGCGATGAGCGGCGGCCTCGTGCTGACGGAGCCGGCTCGCGCCGCGATTGCCGCGGCGTTCAAGCGCTAG
- a CDS encoding GntR family transcriptional regulator encodes MTSPADWQPNGSLGEANRADIAAHTLASRILRGELAPGTRLPEIELAAALEVSRNTLREAIKILAARGLVQLQRHRSATVSTLSADSVRDLYRMRRLFELSAIEASTGRPAEGFHEIGAAIEQLTQAATFDDPAAIIEADLAFHQAVVRLHGSERIQQAFTASLDELRLGLALLDARTEPTLGGLVDDHRAMYGLLLRGEQDGCRDLLGAHLVASEEQVLTALERAGNGGSNHAH; translated from the coding sequence ATGACATCTCCAGCTGACTGGCAACCCAACGGCTCACTGGGCGAGGCCAACCGGGCCGATATCGCAGCCCATACGCTTGCATCCCGGATTCTCCGGGGCGAGCTTGCTCCCGGCACCCGCCTCCCGGAAATCGAACTCGCGGCGGCGCTCGAGGTGTCCCGAAACACGCTGCGCGAAGCGATCAAGATCCTGGCGGCGCGCGGGCTGGTCCAGTTGCAGCGGCATCGCAGCGCCACCGTGTCAACGCTCTCGGCCGACAGCGTCAGAGATCTCTACCGGATGCGCCGCCTGTTCGAGCTCTCGGCCATCGAGGCCAGCACAGGACGGCCGGCGGAGGGGTTCCACGAAATCGGGGCCGCGATCGAGCAGCTGACCCAGGCAGCGACTTTCGACGACCCGGCGGCGATCATCGAGGCGGACCTGGCCTTTCACCAGGCTGTGGTCCGTCTCCACGGCAGCGAGCGGATCCAGCAGGCGTTCACGGCGAGCCTCGACGAGCTGCGGCTCGGCCTGGCGCTGCTCGACGCACGGACCGAGCCGACCCTGGGCGGCCTGGTGGACGACCATCGAGCCATGTATGGTCTGCTGCTGCGCGGCGAACAGGACGGCTGTCGAGATTTGCTTGGCGCGCACCTTGTCGCGTCGGAAGAACAGGTCCTGACGGCGCTCGAGCGAGCCGGAAACGGAGGCTCGAACCACGCGCACTGA
- the hpaB gene encoding 4-hydroxyphenylacetate 3-monooxygenase, oxygenase component: protein MSSQSPSGARRGSQVIERLRDRPPSLWHRGEPVKDPTTSPGFAGGVRTLARLYDLQWQDPERTLFDSPGGPFRVGRSFQNPTTSEDLKAVGRSMEHWTGATLGMMGRLPDYINRSISGYAAGAAFLGEADPRFGDNIRAYHAYIRDHDLCLTHTLSSPQANRSVHAAMQADPFLAAKVKDENDAGIVVRGCRMLATLPVADEIMVFPSTFLRNTEEDQRYAYALSIPTDTPGLRFLCRETVDHGRSHYDHPLASRFEENDAVVIFDDVFVPWERVFLYRDVARCNAAYQKTGALANMAHQVLIKNIAKTEYLLGLASMMVDAIAIEQFQHVQEKLAEIWVNLETMRAFRVAAEAGAALDEYGVMRPVWDPLDAARNLYPRLYPRMIEIIQQLGAAGLVAMPTEADVNGPLIEDVKRYFQAARLEALDRIPLFRLAWDTAISAFGTRQVLYERYFFGDPVRMAGALVNSHDRTVYMDKVRSFLARAATDGDLE from the coding sequence ATGAGCTCCCAGTCTCCGTCAGGAGCGCGAAGAGGGTCTCAAGTCATTGAAAGACTTCGAGATAGGCCGCCATCTCTGTGGCATCGCGGCGAGCCAGTAAAGGATCCTACAACTTCCCCTGGCTTTGCAGGCGGGGTCCGCACGCTGGCCCGCCTCTATGATCTGCAATGGCAGGATCCGGAGCGGACTCTCTTCGATTCCCCTGGCGGACCGTTTCGGGTTGGGCGCTCTTTTCAGAATCCGACCACCAGCGAGGACCTGAAGGCAGTCGGTCGGTCGATGGAGCACTGGACCGGCGCCACCTTGGGCATGATGGGACGGCTACCCGACTACATCAATCGGTCGATCTCGGGTTACGCAGCGGGTGCTGCGTTCCTGGGTGAAGCCGACCCGCGTTTCGGCGACAACATTCGGGCCTATCACGCCTATATCCGTGACCACGATCTCTGCCTGACCCATACGCTGAGCAGCCCGCAGGCCAATCGCTCGGTGCACGCGGCCATGCAGGCCGATCCGTTCCTGGCCGCCAAGGTCAAGGACGAGAACGACGCCGGGATCGTGGTACGCGGCTGCCGTATGCTTGCCACGCTGCCTGTTGCCGACGAGATCATGGTGTTTCCGTCGACGTTTCTCCGGAATACGGAGGAAGATCAGCGTTACGCGTACGCGCTTTCGATTCCGACGGATACGCCTGGCCTGCGCTTTCTCTGCCGGGAAACCGTGGACCATGGGCGTTCGCACTACGATCATCCCCTGGCCTCGCGGTTCGAGGAGAACGATGCGGTCGTGATCTTCGACGACGTCTTCGTGCCATGGGAGCGCGTCTTTCTCTACCGCGATGTGGCCCGTTGCAATGCCGCCTACCAGAAGACCGGGGCGCTGGCGAACATGGCCCATCAGGTGCTGATCAAGAACATCGCCAAGACGGAGTATCTCCTCGGCCTCGCGTCGATGATGGTCGACGCAATTGCCATCGAGCAATTCCAGCATGTCCAGGAGAAGCTGGCTGAGATCTGGGTCAATCTGGAAACGATGCGCGCGTTCCGAGTTGCTGCGGAGGCCGGCGCCGCGCTCGACGAATATGGTGTGATGCGTCCGGTGTGGGATCCGCTCGACGCCGCTCGGAACCTGTATCCGCGGCTCTACCCGCGGATGATCGAGATCATCCAGCAGCTCGGGGCAGCGGGTCTCGTTGCGATGCCGACCGAGGCGGACGTCAACGGACCGCTGATCGAGGATGTAAAGCGTTACTTTCAGGCGGCGCGCCTCGAAGCGCTCGACCGGATTCCCCTGTTCCGTCTGGCCTGGGACACCGCCATCTCGGCGTTCGGAACACGGCAGGTACTGTACGAGCGGTACTTTTTCGGCGACCCGGTCCGGATGGCGGGTGCCTTGGTCAACAGCCACGATCGGACCGTATATATGGACAAGGTTCGCAGCTTCCTGGCCCGGGCCGCAACGGACGGCGACCTCGAGTGA
- a CDS encoding SMP-30/gluconolactonase/LRE family protein has translation MTDLVATCVLPVENHLGESPIWCELRQRLYWVDTRAPLIWWFEPDTGEHGSVPLPEMVGSIAFVVDHDLLLAALETAFWLVNPETGTLEPFASPGDVPNGHRFNDGRVDRAGRFWCGTMNTGDRSPTGSLYRLDPDGHVERFFNGIVVPNSTAWSPDGRQMYFADTYRFQIQVFDFDLEAGRLGPDRVLVDLTGRPGRPDGSTVDAEGCLWNAEYNGGRVVRYRPDGTVDRIVTLPVRNATCCAFGGPALDTLYITTAWQRLTPEERAEQPMAGGLFAVKPGVTGLPEQRFGPLARGSRR, from the coding sequence ATGACCGATCTCGTTGCGACCTGTGTGCTGCCCGTCGAGAACCACCTGGGCGAGAGTCCAATCTGGTGTGAGCTGCGGCAGCGGCTGTACTGGGTCGACACGCGTGCCCCGCTGATCTGGTGGTTCGAGCCGGACACGGGGGAGCACGGATCGGTCCCGTTGCCGGAGATGGTGGGGTCGATCGCCTTCGTAGTAGATCACGATCTGCTGCTTGCTGCGCTGGAGACTGCTTTCTGGCTGGTGAATCCTGAGACCGGAACGCTGGAGCCGTTTGCCTCGCCCGGCGATGTTCCGAACGGGCACCGGTTCAACGACGGCCGCGTCGATCGGGCCGGTCGCTTCTGGTGCGGCACGATGAACACCGGCGATCGGTCGCCGACCGGGTCGCTCTACCGTCTCGATCCCGACGGCCACGTCGAGCGATTCTTCAATGGGATCGTGGTGCCGAACAGCACGGCCTGGAGTCCCGACGGACGTCAGATGTACTTCGCCGATACCTACCGCTTTCAGATCCAGGTGTTCGACTTCGACCTCGAGGCGGGACGGCTCGGCCCGGACCGGGTCCTGGTGGATCTGACCGGTCGACCGGGGCGCCCCGATGGCTCGACGGTCGATGCGGAGGGCTGCCTCTGGAACGCCGAGTATAACGGCGGCCGCGTCGTGCGATACCGTCCGGACGGCACCGTCGATCGAATCGTCACACTGCCGGTACGCAACGCGACCTGCTGTGCCTTCGGCGGGCCGGCACTCGATACGCTCTACATCACCACGGCCTGGCAGCGGTTGACGCCGGAGGAGCGTGCGGAGCAACCCATGGCCGGCGGCTTGTTTGCGGTCAAGCCCGGTGTGACGGGGCTTCCTGAGCAGCGGTTCGGCCCGCTCGCGCGCGGGTCGCGGCGTTGA
- a CDS encoding RraA family protein, which translates to MTRPLTGRLAAHRVGVRPVPPVPDRVLEVFRDISDASSVVSDILDGLGMAGAVPATVLCPTVPGSTLVGRALTVRHIARDASPPSPDEIQRRVREVDVRLADIEAHNQAEPGDVLVVAGVSGISSMGRISAAIGLRQGEAGAIVDGAVRDTVSVARLGYPVWSRGRSPITGKYRLETVAVNQPVDIAGITVHPGDLVIADDAGVVIVPYALAAQVADRALELERAEAARLVRIEKGEPVPDLAKVPRAR; encoded by the coding sequence ATGACGCGCCCGCTCACCGGACGCCTGGCGGCCCATCGCGTTGGAGTGCGTCCGGTGCCGCCGGTGCCGGATCGGGTGCTCGAGGTCTTTCGGGACATCAGCGATGCCTCGAGCGTCGTCTCCGATATTCTCGATGGGCTCGGTATGGCCGGCGCCGTGCCAGCCACCGTGCTGTGCCCGACGGTACCGGGCTCCACCCTGGTCGGGCGGGCGCTCACGGTCCGACACATCGCTCGGGATGCGTCGCCACCGTCACCGGATGAAATCCAGCGACGCGTGCGTGAAGTTGATGTGCGCCTCGCTGATATCGAAGCACACAATCAGGCTGAGCCGGGCGATGTCCTGGTCGTTGCCGGTGTCTCAGGGATCTCGAGCATGGGGCGAATCTCGGCGGCCATCGGCTTGCGGCAGGGCGAAGCTGGCGCCATCGTCGACGGTGCCGTCCGCGATACTGTCTCGGTTGCTCGACTCGGCTATCCAGTCTGGTCGCGCGGGCGGAGCCCGATTACGGGGAAGTACCGTCTCGAGACCGTAGCCGTCAATCAGCCGGTCGATATCGCCGGAATCACCGTGCATCCTGGCGATCTCGTCATTGCCGATGACGCTGGAGTCGTGATTGTGCCGTACGCACTCGCAGCGCAGGTGGCGGATCGTGCCCTCGAACTCGAGCGGGCGGAAGCCGCGCGGCTGGTACGTATCGAAAAGGGCGAACCGGTACCCGATCTGGCCAAGGTGCCTCGTGCTCGATGA
- a CDS encoding NIPSNAP family protein: MIVEQRTYTFRMGKLAEYLAVYEAEGLPVQREYLPHCVGYYVTEIGPLNQVVHLWAYRSYEHRTECRERMRADPRWPGYLAKIHPLLDSQETRLLNPAPFFRLEALLEGGQPL; this comes from the coding sequence ATGATCGTCGAGCAGCGGACCTACACGTTTCGGATGGGCAAGCTGGCTGAGTACCTCGCGGTGTACGAGGCGGAGGGGTTGCCAGTACAGCGAGAGTACCTGCCGCATTGCGTCGGCTATTATGTCACGGAGATCGGCCCGCTCAACCAGGTCGTGCATCTCTGGGCCTATCGAAGCTACGAGCATCGGACGGAGTGCCGCGAGCGGATGCGTGCCGACCCGCGGTGGCCCGGCTATCTCGCCAAGATCCACCCGTTGCTCGACAGTCAGGAGACGCGCTTGCTCAATCCGGCCCCGTTCTTTCGGCTCGAGGCGCTGCTGGAAGGTGGGCAGCCGCTGTGA
- a CDS encoding flavin reductase, with protein sequence MSQYPTGVVVLAIADGGGIQGMTIGSFTSLSLTPPLVLLCVGKQARMGSLLAFGRLCSINVLRADQQALSTYYAGSWKGESPPPHRFVPWGHVHRMEGAALALSCTIAAVLDGGDHYIVTLEVGDRCLGLPPREPLIFHDRRYRRIDPSGGEDAPDLDRAAGGSPAQLFHDAWE encoded by the coding sequence ATGAGCCAGTACCCGACGGGTGTCGTGGTGCTGGCTATTGCTGATGGCGGCGGGATACAGGGCATGACCATCGGTTCGTTCACCTCGCTGTCGCTCACCCCTCCACTGGTGCTGCTGTGCGTCGGTAAGCAGGCGCGGATGGGGTCTCTCCTCGCGTTCGGCCGACTCTGCAGCATCAACGTCCTGAGGGCGGATCAGCAGGCATTGTCAACCTATTATGCCGGCTCGTGGAAGGGCGAGTCGCCACCTCCGCACCGCTTCGTTCCGTGGGGCCACGTTCATCGGATGGAGGGAGCGGCCCTTGCGTTGTCATGTACCATCGCGGCAGTGCTCGATGGCGGCGATCACTACATCGTGACGCTCGAGGTCGGCGATCGCTGCCTCGGCCTGCCGCCACGTGAACCCCTCATCTTTCACGATCGGCGGTATCGGCGGATCGACCCGTCCGGTGGTGAGGACGCGCCGGACCTCGATCGCGCGGCCGGGGGCTCGCCTGCTCAGCTCTTTCACGACGCCTGGGAGTAG
- a CDS encoding NAD(P)H-binding protein, with product MVDRPDRPILVTGANGFLGRRVVRALVEADRPVRVLVRSAPVDSAVASAEVVLGDVRDPAAVLKAVRGCRSVVHLAAALRDEPDSEDVNVGGARHLIAACRQEEVPRVVVVSTQSARIPRKGAYGRTKAEADALFRASGLDVTVLHLSVVYGETGDGIFGTLHRFVRRLPVVPVLGNGRWRSAPVYVGDVASLLAQCAVRQGTPATDYDIGGPDQVSLDELLDRIGVACGVGIRPKLHVPFGLALAGARALAMVLPRPPVTVSNVLGSNQDTAMDLARAGYDLGFAPMSLADGLDRIFGTALHREARILGAYLLGTTVPEEIVDRYVEAHRRLLRDSAPDQVTAFALRHPRLIGALDAAGALVRTRDGLRDRLLMLAAILEASVETTDRFLPQSRSRAASIATLLGVGVIAVARALIGFPLRRFLLARGGAA from the coding sequence ATGGTTGATCGGCCCGACCGTCCGATCCTGGTAACAGGAGCCAATGGCTTTCTGGGCCGGAGGGTTGTTCGTGCGCTGGTCGAGGCCGATCGGCCCGTTCGAGTACTGGTGCGCAGCGCCCCGGTCGACTCGGCGGTTGCCTCCGCGGAAGTCGTGCTCGGGGACGTTCGTGATCCGGCCGCAGTGCTGAAGGCGGTTCGAGGCTGCCGGTCGGTGGTCCACCTCGCGGCGGCCCTGCGTGACGAACCCGACAGTGAGGACGTCAATGTCGGGGGGGCGCGGCACCTGATCGCTGCCTGCCGGCAGGAGGAGGTGCCGCGCGTCGTTGTCGTGAGTACTCAGTCTGCTCGGATACCCCGCAAGGGAGCCTACGGCAGAACCAAGGCAGAAGCTGACGCGTTGTTCCGAGCGTCCGGGCTCGATGTCACGGTGCTCCATCTCAGCGTCGTGTACGGCGAAACCGGCGACGGCATCTTCGGAACCCTGCACCGATTCGTTCGCCGGCTTCCTGTGGTCCCTGTGCTGGGCAACGGACGGTGGCGTTCGGCGCCGGTCTATGTCGGCGATGTTGCGAGCCTGTTGGCGCAGTGTGCCGTCCGCCAGGGAACGCCAGCGACCGATTACGACATTGGCGGGCCGGATCAGGTCTCTCTCGACGAGCTGCTGGACCGGATCGGGGTTGCCTGCGGGGTGGGGATCCGACCCAAGCTCCATGTGCCCTTCGGGCTCGCGCTTGCCGGTGCCCGCGCCCTGGCGATGGTCCTGCCGCGCCCGCCCGTTACCGTCAGCAATGTGCTCGGTTCCAACCAGGATACGGCGATGGATCTGGCCCGGGCTGGATACGATCTCGGCTTCGCGCCCATGTCGCTCGCCGATGGCTTGGATCGCATCTTTGGAACGGCTCTGCACCGCGAAGCCCGGATCCTGGGCGCATACCTCCTGGGTACGACGGTTCCTGAGGAGATCGTCGATCGGTACGTCGAGGCGCATCGCCGCTTGCTGCGTGACTCGGCTCCCGATCAGGTGACGGCGTTTGCCCTCCGTCATCCGCGCCTGATTGGTGCGCTCGATGCGGCCGGGGCGCTGGTCCGAACGCGAGACGGTTTGCGGGATCGCCTGCTGATGCTGGCTGCGATACTCGAGGCGAGCGTGGAAACCACCGACCGATTCCTGCCGCAGTCGCGATCCCGTGCTGCCAGCATTGCCACGCTGTTGGGCGTCGGCGTCATCGCCGTTGCTCGCGCATTGATTGGGTTCCCATTGCGCCGGTTTCTGCTTGCGCGGGGCGGGGCTGCATGA
- a CDS encoding GMC family oxidoreductase, which yields MIADVLVVGSGPSGITAAGRLLELGREVTLMDASLPEDRYPHDVPARPFLSLRHEDREQHRYILGDDYEGVALGATGPLAQATPPRQHVFRRAKELFPAAADGFAAIESLAAGGLGEAWGAVSFPYTRHECEMSGLDADRLAPHYDAVARQIGLSGEMNDDLTPWRGSVRPLQGPPAPDRNACAVLAAYQRRRDSFHARGLRLGRPLLAMLTESIGSRQPNPGYGLDFWANHGGSVFRPTVVLDELRQRPGLTYQPGMLVLRWVDQGEQGVEVEAVDLTTGEMVTCRARTVLLAAGALGTTRIVLRSLSHYDRPVPLVCNEHALIPTVRLGGLGDGPEQGVHALAQLTAMIDPTGDQRHLAQAQFYSFTGLPLARLLRESPCAYRDAIAVFRTIATSLVILVLQHEDHPEPTKTCLLRQAASLRDDPLEFDYRTTTAEADRQRAAEGMLKREVRRLGCWPVRSVYPGAGSSIHYGGMLPYSSEPRPLTTGLDGRLHGTANVYVGDGASLRYLPAKGLTLTLMANAHRVADGLAPGSGRVRVA from the coding sequence ATGATTGCCGACGTTCTCGTGGTTGGATCCGGGCCCAGTGGCATCACGGCGGCGGGACGCCTGCTGGAGCTGGGGCGTGAAGTCACACTGATGGACGCGTCGTTGCCTGAGGATCGCTACCCGCACGACGTTCCGGCGCGACCATTTCTGTCGCTCCGCCATGAAGATCGAGAGCAGCATCGTTACATCCTCGGTGACGACTACGAGGGTGTTGCGCTCGGCGCGACCGGTCCGCTCGCTCAGGCCACTCCGCCCCGTCAGCACGTCTTTCGGCGTGCGAAGGAGCTGTTTCCGGCGGCCGCGGACGGATTCGCGGCTATCGAAAGCCTCGCAGCCGGCGGCCTCGGTGAGGCCTGGGGTGCGGTGTCGTTTCCGTACACCCGGCACGAGTGCGAGATGAGTGGCTTGGACGCCGACCGGCTGGCGCCGCACTACGACGCGGTTGCGAGACAGATCGGTCTCTCCGGCGAAATGAACGACGATCTGACGCCTTGGCGCGGTTCGGTCCGGCCGCTTCAGGGCCCACCCGCCCCTGATCGCAACGCCTGCGCCGTGCTTGCTGCGTATCAGCGCCGCCGGGACAGCTTCCATGCGCGCGGCCTGCGACTCGGTCGTCCGCTGTTGGCGATGCTGACGGAATCGATCGGATCTCGTCAGCCCAACCCCGGGTACGGCTTGGATTTCTGGGCCAATCATGGGGGCAGCGTTTTTCGTCCCACGGTCGTTCTCGACGAACTCCGGCAACGCCCTGGCTTGACCTACCAACCTGGCATGCTGGTGCTCCGCTGGGTCGACCAGGGCGAGCAGGGTGTCGAGGTCGAAGCGGTCGACCTCACCACTGGTGAAATGGTGACGTGCCGAGCTCGAACGGTGCTGCTCGCTGCGGGCGCCCTGGGCACCACGCGCATCGTGCTGCGGTCGCTGAGTCACTATGACCGCCCCGTTCCGCTGGTATGCAACGAGCATGCGCTGATACCGACCGTCAGACTCGGTGGCCTGGGCGATGGTCCTGAGCAGGGTGTTCATGCTCTTGCGCAGTTGACGGCAATGATCGATCCGACCGGCGACCAGCGGCATCTGGCCCAGGCGCAATTCTACTCGTTTACCGGTCTCCCGCTGGCCCGGCTGCTGCGCGAGTCGCCTTGTGCCTATCGGGATGCGATTGCTGTGTTCCGGACCATCGCGACGAGCCTGGTGATCCTCGTGCTGCAGCACGAGGATCACCCCGAACCCACCAAGACCTGCCTGCTGCGGCAAGCTGCGTCGCTTCGTGACGATCCGCTCGAGTTCGACTACCGGACAACGACAGCGGAAGCCGATCGTCAGCGGGCGGCCGAAGGGATGCTCAAGCGGGAGGTCCGTCGTTTGGGGTGCTGGCCGGTGCGGTCCGTTTATCCCGGCGCGGGGAGCAGCATCCACTACGGCGGGATGTTGCCCTATTCGTCGGAACCGCGGCCGCTGACGACAGGTCTCGACGGGCGCCTCCACGGCACCGCAAACGTGTACGTTGGCGACGGCGCGAGCCTGCGGTATCTGCCTGCCAAGGGCCTGACCCTGACGCTGATGGCCAACGCCCATCGGGTCGCCGACGGGCTTGCCCCGGGGTCCGGGCGGGTGCGGGTTGCCTGA
- a CDS encoding glycosyltransferase family 2 protein translates to MSVTAGSRAETIEEIEVTVLMPCLNEAETLEQCIIKAQRGLADIGVRGEVVIGDNGSTDGSQDLARSLGARVVDVPIRGYGAALLGGIREARGRYIIMGDSDDSYDFSRLGLFVEKLREGYDLVMGNRFRGGIAPGAMPPLHRYLGNPVLSGIGRLFFASPVRDFHCGLRGFNRASIMALGLRTTGMEFASEMVVKATIQRLRITEVPTTLSPDGRSRPPHLRSWRDGWRHLRFLLLFSPRFLFLFPGFLLAGVGLATIAWLLPGPQMVGSVSFDVNTLLFASAAVIIGAKLILFWLYAKVFAVSEGLLPPDPRLERLFKYVTLEVGVILGALTFIAGIVLALLGVAEWRAAEFGTLDVRRSLRWAVSSVTLMVLGCQGVFASFFLSVLGLRRL, encoded by the coding sequence GTGTCAGTGACTGCCGGGTCTCGTGCCGAGACCATCGAGGAGATCGAAGTAACCGTCCTCATGCCCTGCCTCAACGAGGCTGAAACGCTGGAGCAGTGCATCATCAAGGCGCAGCGCGGCCTGGCCGACATTGGGGTACGTGGCGAAGTCGTCATTGGTGACAACGGCAGCACCGACGGTTCTCAGGATCTGGCCCGATCACTCGGCGCGCGGGTGGTCGATGTGCCCATTCGCGGCTATGGAGCTGCCCTCTTGGGTGGCATTCGGGAGGCGCGGGGCCGGTACATCATCATGGGCGATTCCGATGACAGCTACGACTTTTCCCGTTTGGGGCTGTTCGTCGAGAAGCTGCGTGAGGGATACGATCTCGTGATGGGCAATCGATTCCGGGGCGGGATCGCGCCGGGGGCGATGCCGCCGCTTCATCGCTATCTGGGTAATCCGGTTCTGTCCGGTATCGGCCGACTGTTCTTTGCCAGTCCGGTCCGGGACTTTCATTGCGGGCTGCGCGGCTTTAATCGGGCCTCCATCATGGCTCTCGGTCTCCGGACAACCGGGATGGAGTTTGCCAGCGAGATGGTCGTCAAGGCAACGATTCAGCGACTTCGGATCACCGAAGTGCCGACAACCCTGTCGCCAGATGGTCGCAGTCGTCCGCCGCATTTGCGAAGCTGGCGCGACGGCTGGCGTCACCTGCGGTTCCTGCTGCTGTTCAGCCCCCGTTTTCTGTTCCTTTTTCCCGGGTTCCTCCTGGCAGGCGTCGGCTTGGCCACGATTGCCTGGCTCCTGCCTGGTCCGCAGATGGTCGGATCGGTCTCCTTCGACGTCAACACTCTTCTGTTCGCATCGGCTGCCGTCATCATCGGTGCCAAGCTGATTCTGTTCTGGCTGTACGCCAAGGTGTTCGCAGTATCAGAGGGGCTGCTGCCCCCGGACCCTCGGCTGGAGCGCCTCTTCAAGTATGTGACCCTCGAGGTTGGCGTCATCCTTGGTGCCCTCACCTTCATTGCCGGGATTGTACTGGCCTTGCTCGGCGTGGCGGAGTGGCGAGCAGCCGAGTTCGGCACCCTCGATGTTCGGCGGAGTCTGCGCTGGGCGGTTTCGTCGGTGACCCTGATGGTGCTGGGCTGCCAGGGCGTGTTTGCCAGCTTCTTCCTCTCGGTGCTTGGCCTCCGGCGGCTCTGA